From Etheostoma cragini isolate CJK2018 chromosome 1, CSU_Ecrag_1.0, whole genome shotgun sequence, a single genomic window includes:
- the baz2ba gene encoding bromodomain adjacent to zinc finger domain protein 2B isoform X3 — translation MESGERLASPAPTLSAARTSSPAASSSSSSSSSSSPAPHSKSSLAPSPSALGSTLSTSGRLFGAPGEQPFIGSTLSSAFPLVNHPAFGALYTTGAGRPEFGGLGSLGMSAALAAHPQLGALSAEWWRAAEAHGRGAAAFLPSFISFPPFFTPHLQPNHSASPVQIRMPGKNSHAPPKGVNGAVNGSGVCPPTTQSGSFSASPASVQASTKPTKKSDPSDSHRSSPKSNPELVEKPIHKTQKKQRKKPADTCVASNSESGTSSDSSSDGSLSSDLEDLAEDDEDDEDEDEDDEEEDKQSDMSDSEKRSRKRTKVLIPGTGTAKTDRPFSGELHDKKDTQAHKVSSNPPNLLPLPCSASPPALSQTALLAMHSSRSWTEGPQQHFSVIQSTGLAANSKPLALLSQPQRESSSPIALTTSPKALCSTASPKPPKLLPSSSPQHLPLSLCSSPKPRSVPSPPHSTLPLSTSAKPFGLTSSATSSQKSSLKPPRCTVPGSGKSNKKKQLEASLAQINEFRLKQTLMSQGQTFPAELKKQQQGPNKSPKRTSLSSSPLPPALPPPPQNNHSNLFLSSALLGLPEPHHPNGVIQSITQDAPLALITKPRKDSACHGKSPQCDSDAGSMPVNLSTGASRTQTTGQSGPPSQPSTTSPHATGHGSRKNKTTKGKGQTPGLGQTPGLGQADPLAAWKGFSQNHLVQSLVDLFRGGEPGIGIPGVGIPGVGIPGVGIPGTCNPTAGLPANKESDDSGDDDDDEDDDLEEEEEEEEDEEDSDDSLSESDSNSDSDISGKKVKELKLLPSGSSKKEMTPRRLTKGPELLNTSTNHTATSCSPLNLQVIKTPTMVTSSSALAYHSSPGSSSYSLASPLGLGKRKRVMDEKELMIPLELGWRRETRIKSVAGRSQGEVAYYGPCGKKLRQYPDVMKYLSRNGISGITRDNFSFSAKIRVGDFYEAREGPQGLQWSLLNEEEVIPHILAMEGRRGRPPNSDRQVAGEGGKGSRRRKGRPPNVGDPLVPEGPSPSEVKLLRKLEAQEIARQAAQMKLMRKLEKQAMARAAKEARKQQAIMAAEERRKQKEQIKILKQQEKIKRIQQIRMEKELRAQQILEAKRRKKEEAANAKILEAEKRIKEKELRRQQAEILKHQERERRRQHIMLMKAVEARKKAEERERLRQEKRDEKRLNKERKLEQRRLELEIARELKKPNEDMCLSDHKPLPEFSRIPGLILPGRAVSNCLMLMQFLRGFGKVLGLDLNVDVPTLGMLQEGLLNVGDSMGQVQDLLVKLLSLAVCDPGLPPGQKTKTMLGDHLTNVGINRDNVSEVLQMYMGAHCANTELAPLALSLKTKAFQAHKPTQKASILGFLANELACSKAVISEIDKNLDQMANMRKDKVIMEGKLKKLKTIHAKRTGRREASMGVEENQSMGTPSSAAKRKRKLGGDSDDDDDDDDDSDDQAEDEEDEEEEEIKKVKKVETYDEDEVDQATSLEELEKQIEKLAKQHHQTRRKLFEISHSLRSMMYGQDRYRRRYWVLPHCGGVFIEAMESGEAPEELEEERQRRRRAAEEVQVKEEPQEIELQKENATNLDGQSIRTQGLEQENEEEKERKKNSTALFYQQPGCNSKLFTFRDDGKDFGKDTVMAEDKEIPRVRHNGSPVGTPVATSTVTSSSPIHSTSEPAVAKKTSFKDTTNIPPLASTSLSVPCLPVPHESPGNTPPTSSPYLSFQANDQLLRVLTERSGHWFSLLPRNPCDVTSITTIPPTAPRVSPQATSTPARPRSPPQSPALPLTPSAASASASPHHPAGLLNYPLSALQVKAGASLLGVSFGSWPCGMISPSLPLCSSPSPSPMLGHSLEGNTTASVSSKSESPLPRIEKTSSIPSPTLEMPKSLDHTIPRPIPDEMLTGWWRVSDIEELRALVGALHSRGMREKGLQRQMQKYTEIIPQVCTKHKDVAMIELHELEESQVSVESVRGWCVEEQAMEMDIAVLQQVEELERKVTAASLQVKGWTFPDPQSEREDLVYYEHKPFTKLTPASAHVGDKDPKEYLEERGEKGGVMRHLDNPLDIAVTRLADLERNIERRYLRSPLGTTIQIRLDNVGTVTVPAPAPSTSADREGGEEEVAHGMKVWRKALTEVRSAAQLAMCIQQLQKSIAWERSIMKVYCQMCRKGDNEDLLLLCDGCDKGCHTYCHKPKITCIPEGDWYCPACISKASGPSPKNRKPPNKPVASSAGGGKKGGEGKKNVKQAGNGEVPEEDPASASSTPKKAAKDTSRKRKTEENAPALPAANQESPVCVKRAKTARDNNRDLGLCRVLLAELERHQDAWPFLTPVNLKSVPGYRKVIKKPMDFSTIREKLVSSQYQNLETFIIDVNLVFDNCEKYNEDNSDIGRAGHNMRKFFEKRWTELLKQTN, via the exons GCCGTCTGTTTGGAGCACCAGGAGAGCAGCCCTTCATTGGCTCCACATTGTCAAGTGCCTTCCCTCTAGTCAACCACCCAGCCTTCGGAGCCCTCTACACTACCGGAGCAGGCAGGCCTGAGTTTGGAGGCCTGGGTTCCCTAGGCATGTCAGCTGCTCTGGCTGCCCACCCTCAACTGGGAGCTCTCTCTG CAGAGTGGTGGCGAGCTGCTGAAGCCCATGGACGGGGAGCTGCTGCCTTTCTACCCTCTTTCATAAGCTTCCCTCCATTCTTCACCCCTCACCTTCAGCCCAACCACAGCGCCAGCCCGGTTCAGATCAGGATGCCTGGCAAGAATAGCCATGCCCCACCCAAAG GGGTGAATGGGGCAGTGAATGGCAGCGGCGTCTGTCCTCCCACCACACAATCAGGGAGCTTTTCTGCGAGTCCGGCTTCTGTTCAGGCATCGACTAAGCCAACCAAAAAGTCAGACCCCTCTGATAGTCACCGTAGCAGCCCTAAGAGCAATCCAGAGTTGGTGGAAAAACCgatccacaaaacacagaag AAGCAACGGAAGAAGCCAGCAGACACTTGTGTGGCGAGCAACAGTGAGTCCGGCACATCCTCAGACAGCTCAAGTGACGGGTCCCTCAGCAGTGATCTGGAAGACTTAGCAGAGGATGACgaagatgatgaggatgaggatgaggatgacgAAGAAGAGGACAAACAGAGTGACATGTCGGACTCAGAGAAGCGGAGCAGGAAGAGAACAAAG GTTTTGATACCAGGTACTGGAACTGCAAAGACTGACAGACCATTCTCTGGGGAGCTCCATGACAAGAAAGACACCCAGGCTCACAAGGTCTCCTCCAACCCCCCTAACCTTTTGCCCTTACCCTGCTCTGCCTCCCCTCCTGCCTTGTCCCAAACGGCGCTGCTGGCCATGCACAGCTCCAGGTCCTGGACAGAGGGCCCACAGCAACACTTCAGTGTGATCCAGTCCACTGGCTTGGCTGCCAACTCAAAGCCCCTGGCACTCCTCTCTCAGCCCCAGAGGGAGTCTTCCTCCCCCATAGCCCTCACCACATCTCCAAAGGCACTCTGCAGCACTGCCTCTCCCAAACCTCCCAAACTGctgccctcctcctctccccagCACCTGCCCCTCTCCCTCTGCTCCTCCCCTAAGCCTCGCTCAGTCCCCTCTCCGCCCCACTCAACTCTCCCACTGTCTACCTCCGCAAAACCCTTTGGTTTGACCTCATCTGCAACAAGCTCCCAGAAGTCCTCACTGAAGCCACCTCGGTGCACTGTTCCTGGCTCGGGTAAATCCAACAAGAAGAAACAGCTGGAAGCTTCACTTGCGCAGATCAATGAGTTCAGGCTAAAACAG ACCCTCATGTCCCAAGGGCAGACGTTCCCAGCTGAGctgaagaagcagcagcaggggcCAAACAAGTCTCCCAAAAGGACGTCTCTGTCTTCATCGCCATTGCCACCCGCTCTGCCTCCTCCACCCCAGAACAATCACTCCAACCTCTTCCTCTCGAGTGCCCTGCTGGGGCTCCCTGAACCTCACCACCCCAATGGAGTCATCCAAAGCATCACTCAGGACGCACCTTTGGCCCTCATCACAAAACCTCGCAAAGACTCTGCCTGTCATGGCAAGTCCCCTCAGTGTGACTCTGATGCTGGGTCAATGCCTGTCAATCTGAGCACAGGGGCGAGCAGGACCCAAACTACTGGCCAATCTGGGCCACCTTCACAGCCCTCCACTACCTCACCCCATGCCACAGGCCATGGATCCAGAAAGAACAAGACCACTAAGGGTAAGGGACAGACACCAGGGCTGGGACAGACACCAGGGCTGGGACAAGCGGACCctttagctgcctggaagggtTTCTCTCAGAACCATCTGGTACAGTCTCTAGTAGATTTGTTCCGTGGAGGAGAGCCCGGGATCGGGATTCCTGGAGTTGGTATACCTGGAGTTGGAATTCCTGGAGTGGGGATCCCTGGGACATGTAACCCCACAGCTGGTCTTCCGGCTAACAAGGAATCTGATGACTcaggagatgatgatgatgatgaggatgacgaccttgaggaggaggaggaggaggaggaggatgaagaggattCAGATGATAGTCTTTCAG AGTCTGATAGCAATTCAGACAGCGACATCTCTGGGAAGAAAGTGAAGGAGTTAAAACTGCTGCCGTCTGGATCATCTAAGAAGGAGATGACTCCCCGTAGGCTAACCAAAGGCCCAGAACTACTGAACACCTCAACCAATCACACCGCCACCAGCTGCTCCCCTCTCAACCTACAGGTCATCAAAACTCCCACCATGGTCACCAGCTCCAGTGCCTTGGCCTATCACAGCTCTCCAGGCTCTTCCTCCTACAGCCTAGCATCTCCATTAG GCTtagggaagaggaagagggtgaTGGATGAGAAGGAGTTGATGATACCTCTGGAGTTGGG gtGGCGGAGAGAAACAAGAATCAAATCTGTGGCAGGGCGATCACAGGGAGAGGTGGCCTACTACGGCCCGTGTGGCAAGAAACTAAGGCAGTACCCAGATGTGATGAAG TATCTATCCAGAAATGGAATAAGTGGCATCACGCGCGATAATTTTAGCTTCAGTGCAAAGATAAGGGTTGGTGACTTCTATGAAGCCAGAGAAGGACCCCAG GGTTTACAATGGAGCCTGTTGAATGAAGAGGAGGTCATTCCTCATATTTTGGCGATGGAAGGCCGTAGGGGTCGCCCCCCTAATTCAGACCGCCAGGTAGCGGGCGAAGGTGGCAAAGGTTCCCGACGGAGGAAGGGACGGCCCCCTAATGTGGGCGATCCACTGGTGCCCGAGGGCCCCAGTCCCAGTGAAGTCAAACTCCTGCGCAAGCTAGAGGCTCAAG AAATAGCCCGACAGGCCGCCCAGATGAAACTGATGAGAAAACTGGAAAAGCAAGCAATGGCGCGTGCAGCCAAAGAAGCTCGGAAACAGCAAG CTATCATGGCAgcggaggagaggaggaagcagAAAGAGCAGATCAAGATCCTAAAGCAGCAG gaaaagATCAAGCGCATTCAGCAGATTCGGATGGAGAAGGAACTCAGGGCGCAGCAAATTTTGGAG GCCAAAcggagaaagaaggaagaagcCGCCAATGCCAAAATATTGGAGGCGGAAAAACGGATAAag GAAAAAGAGTTGAGGAGACAGCAGGCGGAGATTCTCAAACACCAG gagagagagaggaggaggcaaCATATAATGCTGATGAAGGCTGTTGAGGCTCGCAAGAAAGCAGAG GAGCGTGAGCGCTTGCGGCAGGAAAAAAGGGATGAGAAGCGACTGAACAAAGAGCGCAAACTGGAGCAACGAAGGCTGGAGCTGGAGATAGCGAGGGAACTGAAGAAGCCAAATGAAgacatgtgtctgtctgatCATAAG CCTCTCCCTGAGTTCTCCCGCATTCCTGGACTCATCTTACCAGGACGTGCCGTGTCTAACTGCCTGATGCTGATGCAGTTCCTGCGAGGCTTCGGGAAGGTTTTGGGGCTTGATTTGAATGTGGATGTGCCTACCCTGGGCATGCTACAGGAGGGCCTGCTCAATGTGGGGGACAGCATGGGCCAGGTTCAAGACCTTCTGGTCAAACTGCTTTCTCTGGCAGTCTGTGATCCCGGTTTGCCACCTGGACAAAAG ACAAAAACCATGCTGGGGGACCACCTGACCAATGTTGGCATCAACAGGGATAATGTGTCTGAGGTGCTACAGATGTACATGGGAGCCCATTGTGCCAATACTGAGCTGGCCCCTCTGGCCCTCAGTCTAAAGACCAAGGCCTTCCAGGCCCACAAGCCCACCCAGAAGGCCTCAATCCTGGGCTTCCTGGCTAATGAGCTGGCCTGCAGCAAAGCTGTTATCAG TGAGATTGACAAGAACCTGGATCAGATGGCAAACATGAGGAAGGACAAGGTCATCATGGAGGGAAAACTGAAGAA gTTGAAGACCATTCATGCCAAACGTACTGGGAGGAGGGAGGCCAGTATGGGGGTTGAAGAGAACCAGTCTATGGGCACTCCGTCCTCTGCCGCCAAACGCAAGAGGAAACTGGGCGGAGACAGcgacgatgatgatgacgacgatGACGACAGTGATGACCAGGCagaggacgaggaggacgaggaggaggaagaaattAAGAAGGTTAAAAAAGTGGAGACCTATGATGAG GATGAGGTTGACCAAGCCACCAGtctggaggagctggagaagcAGATAGAGAAATTAGCCAAG CAACATCATCAGACCAGGCGAAAGCTGTTTGAGATATCCCATTCTCTACGCTCCATGATGTATGGCCAGGACCGTTACCGCCGCCGGTACTGGGTGCTCCCCCACTGCGGAGGGGTCTTCATTGAAGCCATGGAGAGTGGAGAAG CTCCAGAGGAACTGGAGGAGGAGCgacagagaaggaggagagcgGCAGAGGAGGTCCAGGTCAAAGAGGAACCTCAGGAGATCGAGTTGCAGAAGGAGAACGCCACCAACCTCGATGGACAGAGCATTAGAACACAAGGCTTGGAGCAAGAGAAcgaggaggaaaaggagaggaagaaaaactcCACGGCCCTCTTCTACCAGCAGCCGGGCTGTAATTCCAAACTGTTCACATTCCGGGATGACGGCAAGGACTTTGGCAAAGACACTGTAATGGCAGAGGACAAGGAGATTCCCCGTGTGAGACATAACGGCAGCCCTGTGGGCACTCCTGTTGCAACAAGCACGGTAACATCATCCTCCCCCATTCACAGTACCTCTGAGCCGGCAGTAGCAAAAAAAACCTCTTTTAAAGACACTACAAACATCCCTCCCCTAGCCTCAACCTCTTTATCTGTCCCGTGCCTGCCAGTCCCACATGAAAGCCCAGGGAACACTCCTCCAACCTCATCTCCGTACTTGTCATTCCAAGCCAACGACCAGCTACTCAGAGTCTTGACAGAGAGGAGTGGACACTGGTTCAGTCTGCTCCCTCGCAACCCCTGTGACGTCACTTCCATCACCACAATTCCTCCCACAGCGCCCCGTGTGTCTCCCCAGGCGACCTCTACCCCAGCCAGGCCAAGATCCCCACCTCAGTCCCCTGCCCTGCCTCTCACCCCTTCTGCTGCTTCAGCCTCAGCCAGCCCGCACCACCCAGCTGGCCTCCTCAACTACCCACTATCCGCCCTGCAG gtGAAGGCTGGTGCTTCATTGCTAGGAGTTTCTTTCGGAAGCTGGCCCTGTGGCATGATAAGTCCCAGCCTGCCTCTGTGCAGCAGCCCTAGTCCCAGCCCCATGCTGGGTCACTCTCTGGAGGGCAACACGACAGCAAGTGTCTCCAGCAAAAGTGAATCCCCTTTACCTCGCATTGAAAAAACCTCATCCATCCCCTCTCCTACCCTAGAGATGCCCAAATCCCTGGACCACACCATACCTCGGCCTATTCCAGATG AGATGCTGACAGGGTGGTGGCGGGTGTCTGACATCGAGGAGCTGAGGGCTTTAGTCGGTGCTCTCCACAGCCGAGGCATGAGGGAGAAGGGCCTACAGAGGCAAATGCAGAAATACACAGAGATCATCCCCCAGGTCTGCACCAAACACAAAGATG TGGCCATGATCGAGCTCCATGAGCTGGAGGAGAGCCAGGTCAGTGTGGAGTCTGTGCGGGGCTGGTGTGTTGAGGAGCAGGCGATGGAGATGGACATTGCCGTGCTGCAACAGGTAGAGGAGCTGGAGAGGAAGGTGACTGCAGCCAGCCTGCAGGTCAAG GGCTGGACATTTCCGGACCCTCAATCTGAGCGAGAGGACCTGGTGTATTACGAGCACAAACCCTTCACCAAATTAACGCCAGCGTCTGCACACGTGGGAGACAAGGACCCCAAGGAGTATCTGGAGGAGCGGGGGGAGAAGGGCGGGGTGATGCGTCACCTGGACAACCCGCTGGACATAGCAGTGACACGTCTGGCTGATCTGGAGCGCAACATCGAGAGAAGGTACCTGAGGAGCCCCTTAGGTACCACCATTCAGATCAGGCTGGATAATGTCGGTACGGTCACTGTCCCTGCCCCCGCCCCATCCACTAGTGCTGACAGGGAAGG CGGTGAAGAGGAGGTGGCCCATGGTATGAAGGTGTGGAGGAAGGCGCTGACTGAAGTGCGTAGTGCTGCTCAGTTGGCCATGTGTATTCAACAACTGCAGAAGTCTATCGCCTGGGAGAGGTCAATTATGAAAGTG tATTGCCAGATGTGCAGGAAGGGGGACAACGAGGACCTTCTCCTGCTGTGTGATGGCTGTGATAAAGGCTGCCACACTTACTGTCACAAACCCAAGATCACCTGTATCCCAGAGGGAGACTGGTACTGCCCGGCCTGCATATCCAAG GCAAGTGGCCCATCtcccaaaaacagaaaacctcCAAACAAACCTGTAGCATCCAGCGCAGGAGGTGGTAAGAAAGGTGGAGAGGGGAAGAAGAACGTGAAGCAGGCAGGTAACGGGGAAGTACCGGAGGAGGACCCGGCCAGCGCCAGCAGCACACCCAAGAAAGCAGCAAAAGACACCAGCAGGAAGAGGAAAACAGAAGAGAACGCACCTGCTCTGccagcagccaatcaggagagccctgtgtgtgtgaagcGAGCCAAGACAGCTAGAGACAACAACAGGGATCTGGGGTTATGCAG GGTACTCCTTGCTGAGTTGGAGCGGCATCAGGATGCATGGCCTTTTCTCACACCTGTCAACCTGAAATCGGTCCCTGGCTACAGGAAGGTCATCAAGAAACCGATGGACTTCTCCACCATACGGGAGAAGCTTGTGAGCAGCCA gtaTCAAAACCTGGAGACTTTCATCATTGATGTCAACTTGGTCTTTGATAACTGTGAAAAATACAATGAAGACAATTCGGACATTGGTCGAGCTGGTCATAACATGAGGAAGTTCTTTGAGAAGCGCTGGACTGAGCttctgaaacaaacaaactaa